Proteins from a genomic interval of Rosa chinensis cultivar Old Blush chromosome 2, RchiOBHm-V2, whole genome shotgun sequence:
- the LOC112190295 gene encoding nucleosome assembly protein 1;4, translating to MSSNKDNFDMSDLGASLPAAAAALSAEDRAGLVNALKDKLQSLAGQHSDILETLSPTVRKRVDVLREMQSQHDELEKKFFEERAALEAKYQKLYEPLYTKRYEIVNGVTEVEGVKNESAVDQGDDATEEKGVPDFWLTAMKTNEVLSEEISERDEGALKYLKDIKWYRIDEPKGFKLEFFFNANPYFKNSVLTKTYHMIDDDEPILEKAIGTEIEWYPGKSLTQKILKKKPRKGSKNSKPITKTEDCESFFNFFNPPEIPDTDDGFDEEAAEELQGQMEQDYDIGSTIRDKIIPHAVSWFTGEAVKDEFEDIEDDDDDVDENEDEDEDEDEDEDEEDDEDDDDDDDEGEKGRKKPSAGAKKSGKAQGAEGGERPPECKQQ from the exons ATGAGTAGCAACAAAGATAACTTCGACATGTCAGACCTCGGCGCCTCCCTTCCGGCCGCCGCCGCCG CTCTTAGTGCGGAGGATCGCGCTGGTCTTGTTAATGCTCTCAAG GATAAGCTTCAGAGCTTGGCCGGACAGCATTCCGACATATTAGAAACTTTGTCACCAACGGTCAGGAAACGTGTTGATGTATTGAGAGAGATGCAG AGCCAACATGATGAGTTGGAAAAGAAGTTTTTTGAAGAAAGGGCTGCATTGGAAGCAAAATACCAGAAGCTCTATGAACCTCTCTACACAAAG AGATACGAAATTGTCAACGGTGTAACAGAAGTTGAAGGAGTGAAAAATGAATCTGCAGTGGACCAAGGAGATGATGCCACTGAAG AGAAAGGAGTGCCTGACTTCTGGCTTACGGCAATGAAGACCAATGAAGTTCTTTCTGAGGAG ATTTCAGAGCGTGATGAAGGGGCTCTGAAGTACCTCAAGGATATCAAGTGGTATAGGATAGATGAACCGAAAGGATTCAAGCTTGAGTTTTTCTTCAATGccaatccttatttcaaaaattCTGTCCTGACAAAAACGTATCACATGATTGATGACGATGAACCTATTTTGGAGAAGGCAATTGG GACGGAGATTGAATGGTATCCTGGGAAAAGCTTGACACAGAAGATCTTGAAGAAGAAGCCAAGAAAGGGATCAAAAAATTCTAAACCCATAACCAAAACTGAAGATTGTGAAAGCTTCTTTAACTTCTTCAACCCTCCTGAGATCCCTGATACTGATGATGGATTTGACGAGGAAGCT GCTGAAGAACTTCAAGGTCAGATGGAGCAGGATTATGACATTGG TTCAACAATAAGAGACAAAATCATTCCCCATGCGGTGTCATGGTTTACTGGGGAGGCTGTTAAGGATGAATTCGAAGAtatagaagatgatgatgatgatgtagatGAGAATGAAGACGAAGACGAGgacgaagatgaagatgaagatgaagaagacgatgaggatgatgatgatgatgatgatgagggaGAGAAAGGAAGGAAAAAG CCATCTGCTGGAGCTAAG AAAAGTGGTAAGGCACAAGGAGCAGAAGGTGGCGAGCGTCCTCCAGAGTGCAAGCAGCAGTAG